A stretch of DNA from Thermotoga sp.:
ATGTAGTGAACCACGTCTCCACTCGTCAGGCGTCTTATAACGTTCAGAGAAACAGGATACCTCAGAACGATCTTCAAACAAATCACCTCACAATCATCTGAACAAGGTTGTCTATGAACGTCACAAACGGATTCATAACGAGCGGTATGATCCAGAGAACCAAAAGAGCTAGCATGAACAGTATCCCGTACACTTCGTATTTTATCAGCCATTCCATGTACCTGTCGGGAAGGAGCGAAGCTAGAATTCTGCTTCCATCGAGAGGTGGTATTGGAAAGAGTGAAAACAGAGCGTAGGTGAGATTGTATTTGGCGGCTTTCACCATTAGAAACCACCAGAAACTCTCTCTAGGCAATTTCGAGGCTGTGAATCCACAAAGAAAAAACAGCAGAAAACTCGTCAGAGGGCCGAGGATGGATATCTTCAGAAGGTCTTTCTTCTTGTTCTTTAGCTTCCAGTAGCGAACAGGAACTGGCCTGGACCATCCGAACTCGAACAGAATGAAAGAAATCGTCCCCACCGGATCCAGATGAACAAAGGGATTCAAAGACAATCTCCCTGCCTGTTTCGGGGTAGGATCACCGAGTTTGTAAGCCATAATCCCTTTCACATACTCCCTTGGCATCGCAACGATGAGAACAGCGAGGAACCCCGTAAGGATGTTGCTCAACGTTGGTACGACCATCCTCATAGACTACCATCTCCCCAGCGTATCTTTCAAGAACTCTTTCATTTCCACGGCGTCTTTCCTCAGTCTCTCCCTCAGATTCAGTTTCTTCTTCAAAGCAACGGATGCCTTCAACGATATCTCCAGCGGATTCCTTTTTGAGAAAAAGAAATCTTCCTTTGTGTACCTTCTGAAAAACCTTCTTGCCTTCTGACAATCGACAATGACGAAGGGAATTTCAAAGTAAGCGGCAACG
This window harbors:
- a CDS encoding site-2 protease family protein, whose amino-acid sequence is MRMVVPTLSNILTGFLAVLIVAMPREYVKGIMAYKLGDPTPKQAGRLSLNPFVHLDPVGTISFILFEFGWSRPVPVRYWKLKNKKKDLLKISILGPLTSFLLFFLCGFTASKLPRESFWWFLMVKAAKYNLTYALFSLFPIPPLDGSRILASLLPDRYMEWLIKYEVYGILFMLALLVLWIIPLVMNPFVTFIDNLVQMIVR